In Microbacterium sp. zg-Y818, the genomic window GCCCCACGCGGCGTACGTGGCGGTCTTCCAGAACTGGCTGCGGCCCGCCGGCGCATCGTTCGAGCACCTGCACAAACAGCTCGTCGCGATCGACGAGCCCGGCCCGCAATTGGACCGCGAGCTGCGCATGCTCGCCTCCGACCGCGGCCTGTACCAGCACGCCATCGTCGACATGTCTGTGCAGCACGGGCTGCTGGTGGCGGCGACCGACGGCGCCGTCGCCTTCGCGGGCGTGGGGCACCGGTACCCGGCGTTCGAGGTCTACTCCACCGCCGCGGCGAACCTGCCCCACGAGCACTCCGCAGGCGAGGTGCGCGCGGTGTCCGACCTCGTGCACGCGCTGCACGCGGCGACCGGCGAGCACGTGCCCACCAACGAGGAGTGGCACTACCGCCCGCCGGGGGCCCCGTGGCCCATGCCGTGGCGCGTCGTGCTGAAGTGGCGCATCTCCAACCCGGCCGGATTCGAAGGCGACACCAAGATCTACGTGAACACCATCGACCCGTGGCAGCTGCGTGCACGCGCCGTCGCCGAGCTGACGCGGCTGCGTGAGGCGGGAAGGCTCGCCCCCGGCATCCGCATCGGAGACGAGTGCACACCTGCTGACGTGCGCCTGCGCTACGCCGAGGACGCATGATCGACCTCGCTGCGCTGCGCCGCTGGCCCGATGTCGAAGCGGCCGGGCTGACCGCCTGCGACGCCGCCGACCGGCTGCTGCTGGATGAATCGGCCTCGACACGTGCCGGGCTGGGCGATGGCGACATCGTCGTCATCAACGACGCGTACGGTGCTCTGGCGCTGGGAGCGGCGGATGCCGGGGCCACCGGCATCCGCGTGCACCAGGACCTCATCACCGGTGAGCGGGCGCTGGCCGCCAACGCCCGCAGCTTCGGCCTCGGCGCAAACGTGCGTTCGCTGCCATTGGATGCCTCGCTCGTCGCCGGCGCCCGCCTGGTGCTGCTGCGCCTCCCCCGGTCGCTGACGGCCCTGGAGGACATCGCCGGACTCGTCGCCGCCCACGCTCACCCCGACGTCGTGGTGTTCGCCGGGGGCCGCCTCAAGCACATGACCATGGCGATGAACGACGTGCTGCGTCAGCGCTTCACCCGCCTGGATGTCACCCACGCGCGCCAGAAGTCGCGGGTGCTCATCGCCCGCGGGCCGCACGACGGCGCAGATCCCGAGCCCAGCCACGAGCAGCACGACGGCCTCACGGTCTGCGCCTACGGCGGCGTGTTCGCCGGCCCGCGCATCGACATCGGCACCCGGCTGCTGCTGGCGAACCTTCCCGACCAGGTGCCCTCCGGCGCCCCGGGCGACCTCGTGATCGACCTCGCGTGTGGCACCGGCGTCATCACGGCGGCGCTGGCCATGCGGCATCCGCATCTGCGCGTGTACGCCTGCGACGCCTCCGCCGCCGCCGTGGCGTCGGCGCGCGCGACGGCCGAGGCCAACGCGGTCTCGGCGCGGGTCACCGTCGAGCGTGACGACGCACTATCGGCGATGCCCGACGGCGTGGCGGGCATGATCGCGCTGAACCCGCCGTTCCACAGCGGCGCGGCCGTCACCGATGCCCTCGCTCCGCGGCTGTTCGCCGACGCGGCGCGGGTGCTGCGCCCCGGAGGCGAGCTGTGGTGCGTGTGGAATTCGCCGCTGCACTACCGCCCCGCCCTCGACCGCCTCGTGGGCCCGACGCGACAGGTCGCCCGCAACGCGAAGTTCACCGTCACGGTCTCCACCCGCCGCGGTCGTTGAGCGAGGACGCGCAGCGACAGAGACGAAACGAACCGCGTATCGACTCGCTGCGCTCGCTCAACGACCGGGAGAGGCCGGCAGCCGCGGCACCGACGCCAGCAGGCGCCGGGTGTACGGATGCTGCGGCTCGGTGAGCAGGCGCCCGGTCGGGCCCTCCTCGACGATCCGCCCCGACTCGAGCACCGCCATCCGCGCGCACAGTGCCGACACGATCGTGAGGTCGTGCGAGACCAGCAGCATGCCGATCCCCTGCTCCCGCGCGAGGCGCTGGAACAGCTCGATCACGTGCATGCGCACCGAGGTGTCCAGGGCGCTCACCGGCTCGTCCGCCAGGATCAGCCGCGGCTTCGGCGCCAGCGCCCGGGCGATCGCGATGCGCTGCCGCTGCCCGCCCGAGAAGGCATCGGGGTAGCGCCCGGCGGCATCCGCCGGCAGATCCACCGCCGCCAGCAGCTCGGCCACCCGCGCCGCACGCGTTGCGCGATCCCCGGCGACCCGCAGCGACCGCAGCGGCTCGGCGATCGACTCCCCCACCGTCATACGGGGATCCAGCGACGAGAACGGATCCTGGTACACCGGTTGCACTGCCTGCCGGAACCGCCGCATCGTCGCGGCCGACCGCCGGTCCAGCGGTGCGCCGTCGAAGAGCACCCGCCCGCCCGTCGGCGCCGACAGCCCGAGCAGCAGCCGCAGCAGCGAGGTCTTGCCGGCCCCCGACTCGCCCACGAGGCCCAGGCTCTCGCCCGGCGCCACCGACAGCGACACCCCGCGCAGCACCGGCTGTCCATGCCCGTAGGAGAAGCGCACGTCCTCAGCCGCCAGCAGCGGCGTCACCCCGGTCATGCGAAACCTCCGGCGCCCCGGGGCAGAAAGTCGTCGAGCCGGCGGGATGCCGCGACGAGCTGCGCCGTGTACGGGTCGCGGGGCGCGGCGAGGATCCGCGCGGTGTCGCCCAGCTCCACCTGTCGTCCGTCGCGCATCACCAGCACCCGGTCGGCGATGCCCGAGACGACGGGAAGGTCGTGGCTGATGAACACCAGCGTCATCCCGCGTTCGGTGACCTCGCGCTGCAGCAGCTCCACGATGCCCGCCTGCACGGTGACGTCCAGCGCCGTGGTGGGCTCGTCCGCGATCAGCAGCCGGGGCCCCGCGGCCAGCGCGAGCGCGATGGCGACGCGCTGACGCTGCCCACCGGAGATCTCGTGGATGTACGACCGGGCGACCCGCTCCGGCTCGCTCAGCTGAACGTCGGCGAGGGCGTCGAGCACGGCGCCCCGCAGCGCCTCGCCGCGGAGCCCCTTGTGGTGCGCGAACGGCCAGGCGAGCTGCTTGCCGACCCGCATGAGGGGGTCCAGCGACGCCAAGGGCTCCTGGAACACGGCGCCCATCGTCGTGCCGCGCACCCGGTCGAGCCGCCGCGACGGGGTGCCGATGACCTCGACGACGTCGCCGCCGGTGTCCACGCGCACCGAGCCGCGCGCGGCGAGCGGGTGCCCCAGCAGCCCCAGCACGGCCAGCGCCGTGAGGGACTTGCCCGACCCCGACTCGCCGATGATCCCGAGCCGCTCGCCCGGAGCGAGCGCGACGTCGACGGCGTGCACGAGGTCGATCGGCTCGGGGCCGTCGAGGCGCACCCCGAGGTTCTCGATCGCCAGCAGCGCGGTCATCGGATGCTCCGGGAGGTCGGGTCGGCGATGTCCCGCAGACCGTCGGCCAGCAGGTTCACACCGATGATGAGGGCCACGAGCAGAATGCCGGGCAGGATCGCAGCCGTCGGGGCGACGAGCACCGTGCTCTGCGCCTCCTGCAGCATCCGCCCCCACGACGCGTTGGGCGGCGGTGATCCGAGTCCCAGGTACGACAGCGACGCCTCGGCTCCCACAGCACCGCCGAATTGCAACGCGAGCGGCACGATGAGGGTGGGCCAGACGTTGCGCAGCACGTGCAGGCGCAGGATGCCGAGGGTTCCGGTGCCGGAGGTGCGCGCCGCGGTGACGAAGTCCATCGACATCACCCGGGTCGCCGTGATGCGCGTCAGGCGGGCGATGACGGCGGCGCCGGCGAGTCCGATCGCGAGGATCGCGGACTCCAGCGACGCCCCCCGCCACGCGACGATGAGCATGGCCAGCAGCAGGGTCGGGAAGGCGATGGCGATGTCGAGCAGACTCGAGATCGCGTCGTCCACCCAGCGGCGGGCGACGGCGGCGAGAAGACCCAGCGCGATGCCGAGCACCGCAGCGATCACGACCGACCCGAAGCCGACGGCCAGCGCCAGTCGCGCGCCGATCATCAGCTGCGTGAACAGGTCGCGGCCGAGCCGGTCGGTGCCGGCCCAGTGCTCGGCCGAGGGCGGCTGCAGGCGGCCACCGCCGGTGTCGGCGTACTCGAACGGGGTCCACACGAGCGAGACGATGCCGATGGCGGCGATGAGGCCGAAGAGCGCTCCGCCAACGGCGAGGTTGATCGACCGGCGCGCGCGGCGGCGGCCGGGCGGCACGACGGGGGCCGGCGCGGTGGTCGGGAGCATCGTGGCGCTCATGCGACGGCCTTCACCCGGCGGTTGCCCGACAGCGAATCGCGCAGGCGCGGGTCGATGATGCGCTGCAGCACGTCGGCGATGAATCCCAGCACCAGCACGAGCGCGGTGGAGAACAGCAGCACGCCCTGCACGCTGGGGAAGTCCTGCTCCTTGATGCCGACGAGCAGCATGTCGCCGAGCCCCGGCAGCGCGAACACGCGCTCGATGATGACGGCTCCCACGAAGGTCGTCGACAGCTGGATCGCGAGGATCGAGATGAGCGGCACGACGGCGTTGCGCACCCCGTGGCGCCACAGCGCCGTTGCGAAGCTCTGCCCGGTCGCTCGTGCTGCGCGCAGGTACTGCTGCCCGAGGATGTCGAGCGTCGCGCTGCGGACGTACCGGGCGAGGTCGCTGCCGGCGACGATCGCGATCGTGATCACCGGCAGGGTCAGGGCGTAGAGCGCGGCACCGGGATCCTCCCAGTCGGTGCGCGGGAACCCCCCGGCCGGGAACACCCGCCACCCGAGCGACAGGACGGCCACGAGCAGGATGCCGACCCAGAAGACCGGGATCGCGCCACCCAGCTGCGACACCGCCGAGAACGCCGTGCCGTACCAGGTGCGCGACTTCCAGGCGGCGAAGAAGCCCACCGGCACCGCGATCAGCACCGAGAGCGCGAACGACAGCAGCGTCAGCGGCAGGGTGACGTTCATGCGCCGGACGATCTCATCGCCGACGTTCAGGTGGTTGGTGAACGACTGGCCGAGGTCGAACGACAGCAGCTGCCCGACGTACGACAGGAACTGTTCCCAGATCGGCCGGTCCACCCCCAGGCGGGCGGCGGCCGCGGCGATCTCGGCATCCGTCGCCCCCACCGAGATCAGGGCGAAGACGGGGTTTCCCAGCACCCGGAGCACGACGAACAGGATCGTCACCGCCAGCGCGAACGCCAGCAGCAGCAATCCTGTCCGTCGAAGCAGGTACCGGGTGATCGCTACGCCTTCGTGATGTCGTACACGTAGAAGAGGGAGTTCAGTCCATTCTCCGGCACGCCGCTCACACCCTCCGCCGCGATGCGCAGCTGCGGGTTCAGGTAGAGCCAGACGCTCGCGGCGTCGTCGGAGATCTGCTGGTTCGCCTTCGCGATCAGCTCGGTCTGCTCCTCGACGGTGGATGCCGCCTCGGACTGAGCCAGCCACGTCTGCACGTCGGCGTTGTCGTAGCCCCAGTAGAAGTCGGGGTTGCCGTAGAAGTTGATGTCACGGTCGTTGACGTGGCCCTGCAGGGTCGCCTCGAAGTTCTTGTCCGTGTAGACCTTCTGGTACCACTCGTCGTCGGTGATGATGTTGATCTCCACCGTCACGCCGACCTTCGCCAGCTCGGACTTGAGGAACTCCGCGACTGTGGAGTGCACGCCCGAGTCGGGGGTGTCGATCGTGAAGGTGAATCCGTCGGCGTAGCCGGCGTCGGCGAGCAGCTGCTCGGCCAGGGCGGGGTCGTACGGGTTGTTGTCGGCGAGGTCGAGGTACCACGGCTCCGACGGCGGCACCATCGAGCCGATCAGCTCGCCGCGGCCGTCCCAGATGGCGTCGAGCAGCTTCTCGCGGTCGATCGCGGAGTACAGCGCCTTGCGCACGGCAGCGTCGTTGAAGGGTGCGATCCGGGTGTTCAGACCCAGCAGCTCCTTCGTCGTCGAGGTGCCCTCGATGATCTGGAAGCCGGCCGATTCGAACTCGGCGAGGCTGTCGGGGTTCGACTGGCTCGTGACGAGGTCGACGGCGCCGGTCAGCAGCGCGTTGTTCAGCGCGGTCGGGTCGGCGTAGTACTGGTACACGACGCCGCCGTTGGCGGGTGCGTCACCCCAGTAGTCGTCGTTGACCTCGAGGGTGATCGAGTCGCCCTTGCGGTAGTCGGCCAGGGCGTAGGGCCCGGTGCCGTCGGCGCTGGTGGTCAGCTCCCCCGCCTCGTCGTTGACGATCCAGACGTAGCCGAGGTTGTACGTGAAGCTGATCGACGGCTGGCTCAGCGTGACCGCGACGGTGGTGTCGTCGACGACCTCGACGGTGTCGATGACCTTCAGCTGGTTCTTGCGGGCGGCGATGGAATCCTCGCCCACGAAGCGCTCAAGGCTGTACTTGACGTCGTCGGCGGTCAGCGGGTCACCGGAGTGGAAAGCTGCGTCGGCGAGGGTGAAGGTGTACACCAGGCCGTCGTCGGACACCTCGGTCTCGGCAGCCAGGAGCGGCTCGACCTCGGCGTCGTCGGTGATGCGGAAGAGCCCTTCGTACACGTTGCCGGTGAAGACCTCGGTGACACCGGAGGAGCCGCCGAAGATCTGGTCGAGGTTCGTGGGCTCGTTCTGCGAGCCGATGACGATCTCGGCCGCGGCGTCGGGCTGGCCCGATCCCGACGACGAGGAGCCGCCGGAGGCGCAGCCGGCGAGCACGAGGAGGGCTGCGGATGCCATCGCGGGCGCGGCGAGATATCGGGTGAGGCGGCGTGAGGTCACGTCGGGTCCTTTGCTGTGGGGGGCGACGGCAAGAACTGCCGGATTGGGGGAGGTCGGTCAGAGGGGGAACCGACTCGAGAGGGGAAGGTCAGAGGGGGGAGTCGCTCAGAGGGTGAAGCCGTCGGCGAAGCGCACGCGCTTCTCCCCGGCACGCACCGCGAACGGCAGCCGGTTCTGCACCGGAGGCAGCGGACAGTTCATCTGGTTCGAGAACCCGCACGGCGGCACGGTCGCGCGGTTGAAGTCGACCGTCAGTGCGACGCTGTCGCCGGGGCGCAGGTCGCGCGATTCGGCAGGGCGGTCCAGAAACAGGAAGCGCCCGGCGCCGTACGTCTCCGTGCCGTTGGTGCGGTCGCCGAAGACGAGCTGCAGCTTGGCGGTGCCGCCGTAGACGGTGTCGAACGCGTTCAGGCGGTACTCGGTGCCGTCGACGGAGAACACCAGGTCTCCGGACACCGGCAGGCCACGGGTGGCGCCGGCATCCTTGATGTGCTCGAACGGCACGACGCGCTGCTCGTCGACAAGTTCGAAGCGTCCTTCGAGCACCCAGGCCGGGTCGTACGGGTAGCGCTCGATGTCCTCGAAGGCCTGCTGTGCAGGAGAATCCCGCCGCCAGATGCGGTAGCCCTCCTGCGGCAGCCCGGTGTCGATGTCGGTGCGCTGCAGCCGTGTGAAGATCGCGTCGTCGGGCTGGCCCACGCGGGCCGCGGCCTCGTCGACCGGGGGCTCGCCGGGAGCGGACCAGTGCGTGAGCACGAGCGAGAGGGCGCCCTGCGGGGCGGTGACGGTCTCGCGACGGGCGCGCGCCCACTGGGCGTAGGCGTCGGACGCGGTCGGAATCGTTTCAGTGCTCACCATGACAGGTAACCAAACGCGGTCACCCTTCAGAAATTCCGTTTCCGCGTGTTTCCGTGAGACAGATTGCGCGATCGGGCTATTCCGACACTGCAGCGGCGACGTGCTCGGCGAACGCGACGTACGCTTCGGGACCGTCGGCGGAGGTGACCGCCCGCAGCACGACCTCGTCCACGACGGACTCGTACGCCGCCACCGCGCTCCCGAGGTCCGCCGCGCTGTCGATGACGGTCGCGTGCGGCGCCAGCCCGAGCCGCGCGAAGTTGGCGGCGTAGCTCGGGAACCCGGCGTAGCGATCCGTCTCGGCGCGCAGCCGCGGGTCCGCAGCGGGGTCGACGGAGGCGCGCACGTACAGCGCGACGTGGGCGTTGGCCGCGTCCGCGTGGGCGGCGATCGTCTGCCGCGCGGCCGTTTCGGGGTCGAGCCAGCTCAGCAGCAGGCCGTCCGCCGTCCGCACGCCGAGCCGCCGCATGCGAGGGCCCAGCGCCCCGACGACGACACGCGCCGCGGTGGTCTCCCGCAGCGCCTCCGCGGCGCGGCCGACGGCGTCCAGCGCCCCCGCGCGCAGCTGTCCCGACCCGATGCCGAGCACCAGTCGCTCCTGCGGCAGTCCGAGTCTCGTCACCGTCGCGGCGATCTCGGGGGCCGCACGGCGGTCCACGGGAAGCACGCCGGTTGCCAGCACCAGGTGCTCGGTCACCGCGGCAGCCGCCGCCAGCACCTCGAGCGCGTCGGCGTGCGGAGTGTCGTTGACCCACAGCGCGTGGAAACCGCCCCGTTCGAGCACGGGCGCCAGCCGCGCCGCGACCTCGGGTCCTGCGGCGGCGGCGATGCCGATCGACAGCATGTCAGCTCCTCTCCTGTGGCGCGGTCGCCCACAGCGCCCACGCCACGAGCACCGGCTGCAGCAGCAGTCGCAGCAGGCGCGCCCGGTCGGTGCGCAGGCCCGGGGCAGGCCGGCGGGTGCGCCACTGGTGGACGTTCCCCGGGAACACGGCGACGAAGAATGCCGCCACGGCCACGCCGATGCGCCGTCGCTCGCGAGGCAGGGTGACCAGCGCCGTGCCCAGCAGCAGCTCGGCTGCGCCGGATGCCAGGACGATCATGTCCTTGTCGGTGCGCAGCACCCGGGTCGCCCAGTCCGGCACGGCGATGCGGAAACCGCGTCGCAGCCAGAACAGGTGCGCGAGGCCCGCCGCGGCGAGCAGGCCCGCCAGCGCCCAGCGGGCGGCGGTGCGGAGGATCGACGTCGACACGCCCCCATCCTGGCATCCGCCCGCGCTGAACTCAGCGTCCGCCGGGAGGTCCGATGATCAGCAGCACGGTGAACGCCACGATCACCGCGGCCAGCAGGGCCAGTCCGAACAGCAGCGGCCGGCGCAGCAGCGCACGCAGCAGCCGGTCGTGCCAGGCGCGTTCGCGGGGGTCGTCGGTCTCCTCCAGTCGCCACTGGCCGTTGAGTCGGCCGGTGCGGTTCAGCCACATCTCCACCGGGATCGTCGCGTACGGGATCACTGCGGAGATGACGGCCACGGCCGTGGGGCCGGGCGCCCATCGGTTGTTCTTGGCCACCAGGATCGCCGTCGCCCCGTAGGAGAGGAAGACGAACCCGTGAATACTGCCGCCGATCGTCGTGGCGATGTCCAGTCCCAGCGTGGCCCGCAGGATGAGTCCGGCGATGAGCAGCGTCCACGACACCGCCTCGGCGATCGCAAGCGTGCGGAAGAGCGTCAGCGGCGTGCGGAACATACCTTCAGGCTAGCTGAAGGAAGCTGTCTGACCGCTGAACGGATTCTCATGCAGGCCCTGCAGCGCGCCGGTCAGCGACGGCAGCTCTGCGGTGAGCTCTGCGTCCAGCGACGCCAGCAGCGCCTCGGCTGCGGCCAGAGCGCGCTGGCCCTTGGCCGTGACGCGCAGATCGGAAGCGGCACCGGCATGAGCGGTGGCGTCAGTCACCATGTCGTCGGCGGCGAGGGCACGCACCGCCGTGTGGGCGGTCTGCACGGTGATCTGGCTGCGTCGCGCCAGTTCGCTGAACGAGATGCCCGGCTCCGCGCCGATGTGCGCGAGGAGTGCGTACTTGCGGGTCGTCAGACCGACGGTCTTCAGCGCGGCACCCAGGCGCCCGTCCCAGATCGACGACACCGTGAGCAGGGAGATGACAGGACTGAAGGGAGGTCGCTCAGCGCCCATCACGTCTTCTCCCTCATTCGCACCGACACTCGATGCTATCGACGCCGCACGTCGGTTCCCGCACACCGACGCGCTTCAGTTCCCGACGATCTGGCCGTCGCCGTCCACCATGGGCGGCGCGTCCTCGGCATCCAGCGGCGCATCGACGTCGTCGGGCTCGGCAGCATCGGTCGTGTCGGGCTCCGGGCCGGGGGTGATCGGCGGCAGGGTGCGGTCGTCATCCATGCGGTCCATCAGAGCGCACGGCGGCGGGCGGATGCAACGACTTGACATGAAGCGGCCCCGCGGACGCGCCGCGTGGGGGCGTTCATCTGCCGTGCCGCGGTGACGGCATGATGGAGCGATGACCCGCCGACTGAGCGACACGACCGCCACCCTCACCGGTATCGCCCTCCTCACACTGCCCGTCCTCGCGATGGCGCTGAAGCTGGCCTCGCTGGGCTGGATGGTCTTCGCCCTCTTCGTGACCGCGCCGCTGTGGATCATCGGATACGCCCTGCAGGTCGCGGTCGCCGTCAGCGGCTACCTGAGGTCGCGCGGCGCGCTGCGCGAGGGACCGGTCGCCACCCGCGGACTGGTGTACTCCTGGGCCACGAGCATCGCCGTCGTGTTCGCCGGCCTCTTCCTCGTCGACGGCGGCACCGGGGATCTGGGTTCGACGTTCATGCTGTGGACGGGTCTGGCCGGTGACTCGGGGGCAGCTGCCGTGTCGACCGCGGTCTTCACGCTCGCCGTCTTCGTCTGGCTGGTCACCTGGGCGTGTCTCGTCGTCGAGTGGATCCTCGCGCTGGTGCGGCGCCGCCGCGCATCGCGCGCCGCCGCCTCCCCCTCCCCCGCAACCGTCGCCTGACCCGGACGGATCCGTCAGCCCCCGGCGGCCGGGGTCAACCCAGCAGGACCCGCTCGACGTCGCTATCCGACCCCTGCGGCTCGGGAACCGCATACAGGCCACGCGGCGAGTTCGCCGTCGCGGCGAGTGCGTCGATCCAGGCACGGTTGATGCGGGGCTGGCGGCTGCCGCTGAACTTGAAGGTCAACGAGGCCCCCGGATGGATCCACAGCGACGTACGGCCGCTCCCCAGGCTCGTGTCGTCCTTCCAGGTGAAGAAGAACCCCTCGGAGCGACGGAGTTTTGCACCCATCACGACCTGCAGGTGGGCCAGCAGCCGATCATCGAAGGTCGCGCTGGTCTGTGAGTTGTAGGTGAACTTCCCCATCGGGGCCTCCGGTCTGCGCGCGGCGGCGCACGAGGTCTATCTCTGTCCTAGTGAGCCGCTGCGAACGCGGCCCGCCCTCACAAGTCGAAGAACCCACCGAACGGGTCTTCGTCGTCCCCCGTGTCACGAGGGTCGAACTGCACCGTCTCCTCGGCGATGACGACCTCGGTGCGGGGTGAGACCAGCACCGCAACCGAACGGTTGCCCACCACAGTGAAGTCCACGAACCGGCCGCCTTCGCGGGAGGCGCTCTCCATTTGACGTCGGAGTTCGTTGAGATCCTCGCCCTGCGCCAGGAGATAGCCCTCCCCGTTGATCCGCACTTCGGTTCGAACCATCGTCTGCATCTCCGTCACGCGCCCCACACTACGTGACCGACCTGAGCGCGATGAA contains:
- a CDS encoding DUF1684 domain-containing protein, encoding MVSTETIPTASDAYAQWARARRETVTAPQGALSLVLTHWSAPGEPPVDEAAARVGQPDDAIFTRLQRTDIDTGLPQEGYRIWRRDSPAQQAFEDIERYPYDPAWVLEGRFELVDEQRVVPFEHIKDAGATRGLPVSGDLVFSVDGTEYRLNAFDTVYGGTAKLQLVFGDRTNGTETYGAGRFLFLDRPAESRDLRPGDSVALTVDFNRATVPPCGFSNQMNCPLPPVQNRLPFAVRAGEKRVRFADGFTL
- a CDS encoding ABC transporter permease, encoding MLLLAFALAVTILFVVLRVLGNPVFALISVGATDAEIAAAAARLGVDRPIWEQFLSYVGQLLSFDLGQSFTNHLNVGDEIVRRMNVTLPLTLLSFALSVLIAVPVGFFAAWKSRTWYGTAFSAVSQLGGAIPVFWVGILLVAVLSLGWRVFPAGGFPRTDWEDPGAALYALTLPVITIAIVAGSDLARYVRSATLDILGQQYLRAARATGQSFATALWRHGVRNAVVPLISILAIQLSTTFVGAVIIERVFALPGLGDMLLVGIKEQDFPSVQGVLLFSTALVLVLGFIADVLQRIIDPRLRDSLSGNRRVKAVA
- a CDS encoding ABC transporter permease, which encodes MSATMLPTTAPAPVVPPGRRRARRSINLAVGGALFGLIAAIGIVSLVWTPFEYADTGGGRLQPPSAEHWAGTDRLGRDLFTQLMIGARLALAVGFGSVVIAAVLGIALGLLAAVARRWVDDAISSLLDIAIAFPTLLLAMLIVAWRGASLESAILAIGLAGAAVIARLTRITATRVMSMDFVTAARTSGTGTLGILRLHVLRNVWPTLIVPLALQFGGAVGAEASLSYLGLGSPPPNASWGRMLQEAQSTVLVAPTAAILPGILLVALIIGVNLLADGLRDIADPTSRSIR
- a CDS encoding methyltransferase: MIDLAALRRWPDVEAAGLTACDAADRLLLDESASTRAGLGDGDIVVINDAYGALALGAADAGATGIRVHQDLITGERALAANARSFGLGANVRSLPLDASLVAGARLVLLRLPRSLTALEDIAGLVAAHAHPDVVVFAGGRLKHMTMAMNDVLRQRFTRLDVTHARQKSRVLIARGPHDGADPEPSHEQHDGLTVCAYGGVFAGPRIDIGTRLLLANLPDQVPSGAPGDLVIDLACGTGVITAALAMRHPHLRVYACDASAAAVASARATAEANAVSARVTVERDDALSAMPDGVAGMIALNPPFHSGAAVTDALAPRLFADAARVLRPGGELWCVWNSPLHYRPALDRLVGPTRQVARNAKFTVTVSTRRGR
- a CDS encoding helix-turn-helix domain-containing protein yields the protein MGAERPPFSPVISLLTVSSIWDGRLGAALKTVGLTTRKYALLAHIGAEPGISFSELARRSQITVQTAHTAVRALAADDMVTDATAHAGAASDLRVTAKGQRALAAAEALLASLDAELTAELPSLTGALQGLHENPFSGQTASFS
- a CDS encoding ATP-binding cassette domain-containing protein; its protein translation is MTGVTPLLAAEDVRFSYGHGQPVLRGVSLSVAPGESLGLVGESGAGKTSLLRLLLGLSAPTGGRVLFDGAPLDRRSAATMRRFRQAVQPVYQDPFSSLDPRMTVGESIAEPLRSLRVAGDRATRAARVAELLAAVDLPADAAGRYPDAFSGGQRQRIAIARALAPKPRLILADEPVSALDTSVRMHVIELFQRLAREQGIGMLLVSHDLTIVSALCARMAVLESGRIVEEGPTGRLLTEPQHPYTRRLLASVPRLPASPGR
- a CDS encoding ABC transporter ATP-binding protein is translated as MTALLAIENLGVRLDGPEPIDLVHAVDVALAPGERLGIIGESGSGKSLTALAVLGLLGHPLAARGSVRVDTGGDVVEVIGTPSRRLDRVRGTTMGAVFQEPLASLDPLMRVGKQLAWPFAHHKGLRGEALRGAVLDALADVQLSEPERVARSYIHEISGGQRQRVAIALALAAGPRLLIADEPTTALDVTVQAGIVELLQREVTERGMTLVFISHDLPVVSGIADRVLVMRDGRQVELGDTARILAAPRDPYTAQLVAASRRLDDFLPRGAGGFA
- a CDS encoding DUF3817 domain-containing protein; this encodes MFRTPLTLFRTLAIAEAVSWTLLIAGLILRATLGLDIATTIGGSIHGFVFLSYGATAILVAKNNRWAPGPTAVAVISAVIPYATIPVEMWLNRTGRLNGQWRLEETDDPRERAWHDRLLRALLRRPLLFGLALLAAVIVAFTVLLIIGPPGGR
- a CDS encoding ABC transporter substrate-binding protein, which codes for MTSRRLTRYLAAPAMASAALLVLAGCASGGSSSSGSGQPDAAAEIVIGSQNEPTNLDQIFGGSSGVTEVFTGNVYEGLFRITDDAEVEPLLAAETEVSDDGLVYTFTLADAAFHSGDPLTADDVKYSLERFVGEDSIAARKNQLKVIDTVEVVDDTTVAVTLSQPSISFTYNLGYVWIVNDEAGELTTSADGTGPYALADYRKGDSITLEVNDDYWGDAPANGGVVYQYYADPTALNNALLTGAVDLVTSQSNPDSLAEFESAGFQIIEGTSTTKELLGLNTRIAPFNDAAVRKALYSAIDREKLLDAIWDGRGELIGSMVPPSEPWYLDLADNNPYDPALAEQLLADAGYADGFTFTIDTPDSGVHSTVAEFLKSELAKVGVTVEINIITDDEWYQKVYTDKNFEATLQGHVNDRDINFYGNPDFYWGYDNADVQTWLAQSEAASTVEEQTELIAKANQQISDDAASVWLYLNPQLRIAAEGVSGVPENGLNSLFYVYDITKA
- a CDS encoding LLM class flavin-dependent oxidoreductase, which codes for MLSIGIAAAAGPEVAARLAPVLERGGFHALWVNDTPHADALEVLAAAAAVTEHLVLATGVLPVDRRAAPEIAATVTRLGLPQERLVLGIGSGQLRAGALDAVGRAAEALRETTAARVVVGALGPRMRRLGVRTADGLLLSWLDPETAARQTIAAHADAANAHVALYVRASVDPAADPRLRAETDRYAGFPSYAANFARLGLAPHATVIDSAADLGSAVAAYESVVDEVVLRAVTSADGPEAYVAFAEHVAAAVSE
- a CDS encoding ATP-dependent DNA ligase — translated: MGKFTYNSQTSATFDDRLLAHLQVVMGAKLRRSEGFFFTWKDDTSLGSGRTSLWIHPGASLTFKFSGSRQPRINRAWIDALAATANSPRGLYAVPEPQGSDSDVERVLLG